Below is a genomic region from Lepidochelys kempii isolate rLepKem1 chromosome 5, rLepKem1.hap2, whole genome shotgun sequence.
TTGTTCTCTAAGTCAATCAGAAATTATCAGGTCAATAATCCTACAGGTTATACTGTCACTACTGCATCTGTATTCATTAAATATGTCATTCAGTACAACAAAAATGAAGttatttaaaagaacattatgtaAGAATCAATgtctcctttaaaaacaaacactttgtTCTTTGACAGCATTTTGTTTCATCAGGATTGCTTTATAGTTAGTCTGACTTCCTGACTGAAAGAAACAAATGTTACCATAGCCTTCATAACACAATTAAAATCTGTTATTCAGTGATttctaaatacattaaaaatgatCACATACCTGCTAACTGTTCTATAAATACACCACGAGTTTTTGtagtatatttatttttacagttggTGCCAATTCTGTCCTCAGACATGCCTAAACCAATAGCATTTATTCCAGTGGGTCTCTTTGAGGATACATTTGAGCCATTAATGtttcaagttttgtttttttatacaaCGTAAAGATTTTGTGACtttaaaagtttaataaaaagtGATGAAAAATGTGGAGCATTTTGCTATTGGCTGTATTTTATGAACACTTTTGTGAAATAATACgaaatacatttttcttctaatattaaaaacaaatgtctATTTTCTCATTTACTATAAATTATTCCTTAAATAAAATGATGTTTTCCTATATCTCAACATCCAGATTTTAAGAACATTTGAAAATCGTGAAGAGGTTCATCTACCTtcagtttaaaaatggaaatttctcAATGTTTTCTTTAAATTGTTAAAAATATGTACTGCATTGGCAGTTTTCAGATATTCAGAACCTGTTAAGAAAAAAGACATCAGGCAACCGTGGGATAAGATAAAAAGGTGGTTGGTATATAATAATGGTAATTTGTCCTTGAATGCATTTAAATGATGGGGGTAAGACAGCGTATTTGTTTTGCTTACTCAAACAAATACTTtttgtttatgaataaagaaaaCTGAGTTTGGCTTAGATACTCAATGCTTTTAGTTttgcctagtggacagagcattgaattgagactcaggagacctgggttcaattcccactTCTGCCAGTGGCATGGGCATgttacttccccactctgtgcctcagttcctggtTGTAAAACAGGGGTAATGATGctacctttgtaaagtgttttgagatctactgatgaaaatacTATATAAGAAGTAGGTGTTATTTTCCCCCACTATAATCAAACAGTGAGATTTTAGTGTCAGACATATGGAGTATATGCTTATGtactttgaaatatttgttaCTGTGGTAATACATTCACAACGCCAGATTTCCTACCTCTACAGTTAATACATGTGCCACACATTTGTCCAAAAAAGAGGGATTGAGAGCTTTGAGTTCTGTCTGTGATACATACTAGATATATTTATATACAAGATTTTGAATGGATTGATCCTATATAATCAGCTATTGTAAAGCCAAATGATCATCCATCATATAAGAATTTTAGaccttttcaggtttcagagtaacagccgtgttagtctgtattcgcaaaaagaaaacgagtacttgtggcaccttagagactaaccaatttatttgagcatgagctttcgtgagctacagctcacttcatcggatgcataccgtggaaactgcagcagactttatatatacacagagaatatgaaacaatacctcctcccaccccactgtcctgctggtaatagcttatctaaagtgatcatcaggttgggccatttccagcacaaatccaggttttctcaccctccacccgcccacacaaattcactctcctgctggtgatagcccaggaaatgtgcaggaaatggcccaacttgattatcatgcacattgtgtaaagagttgtcactttggatgggctatcaccagcaggagagtgaatttgtgtgggggggtggagggtgagaaaacctggatttgtgctggaaatggcccaacctgatgatcactttagataagctattaccagcaggacagtggggtgggaggaggtattgtttcatattctctgtgtatatataaagtctgctgcagtttccacggtatgcatccgatgaagtgagctgtagctcacgaaagctcatgctcaaataaattggttagtctctaaggtgccacaagtactccttttctttagacctTTTCAGTTAATCCAGGGTCGTCTATATATTTGTCTTCAATAAATCCATCCTCCTCAAGTACAAATGTATGAGTTTGTTCAAATGCTACAATGGCATCGTGCTCATTGGTATTTGATATTGATGGAAAAGTGCTCAGATCAGTTGTGAACTCCTTGTCAAATATTTCTGGTTCATACTCCTCCAGACGACGGTGATTGTAGCTGATCAAGTAGAGGTACCACCGTGGGAATTTTATGGCAATAAAAATCAGTAGTGAAGTGCTTAGGACAAACACCAGAACACCCAGAAGAAAGGCCCAAGATTTGCCAAGAGGTGGAGAACCTTTAAGAATACAAAAGAAAGTAAAATCACATTAAATTAAATATCTTAAACCAAAATAACCAGCTCCTTGCATAATACCAAAAGAGCTATGATATTAATTGCTTCATGGCCTGATAAGGGACTCATGGAAACAAAGTGATAGAGACTCTTGAGACTCTTTGTACAGCATTAATAGAATACTTATGTTTGGACAACCAAAATCTCTGCACCGAGGACAAACTTTTTACTTGCAGGTGCCTAAGTCCATATTTTAACTCTCTAGATACTTAGAATGTACTGTGTGGTCAAGTTTAAATAAGTAACTTCCTTTCAGGACTGAAGATCTGTTGAAATGTTCTGGGCACGTTCCATGAATCATTATTCAGATTTTAAGTGAACTTTAGATTCATCCCTGGAATAGGACAACAGAACATGTAACTGATTTTCATTTTCACACTTCAAGCTGACATGATTGCCCTCAAGAACATCTATACCCAGATagtcactttttaattttttttcattttgcacaTCTCTCCAGATATATTTCCTTTATGATGAAAATCCCAACAGACCATAGCTGCCAAGAATCTCTATTTGCAAATCTACCCTGTGTGTTCACAGTGCTGGCTAGTGTCCAGGGAATTATGGCAGCTGCCGCATCCTAAGGGATTTTGTGGCTGAGCTGGCCTCCTAGGTATAAACGATCCAGAGCTTGCTGTCTCTTTCTCCCATTTCAGCCACTCATCAGTCCTACTGGTCTCTTTGTGCAGAGGAGAGATGGGCTCAGGAGCAGGAAGTGGAGCTGCTACTCTGAGTGGGAAAAGGCAGGGGAGCAGAATCATTTGGATGGAGGATGAAGTAGAGAATAAATTGTGGGTAAAAAGGGAGAGGAAGGGTATCAAGTGGAGTAATGGTGGTTCAAAATGGGACACCAATGGTGGAGAAAGTGGTGTAAGTGCTCCTTCATGTTTCCAATAGGGGTAGAGTGGGAACAGTCATGATGCCCTCTCACTGAACACACCAGAGGTCAGGCATAAGGGTATGGGTAAGTAAATCAGTAGAGCTTGTTTACATACCAAGAAGAAAACTAAAAATAGGAAGGAGCCTGTTTTCAGGGGTAGAAGATTGTGGGCGGTTTAACTGGGTGGCTTGATTGTAGttcatttaaaatacaaacacTTGGATGGTTATTTGAACCTCAAATCTTTTCACATCATTAGTTTATAGATATTATTTTACAATATTCCATAATGGAGTTCTAATTCAGGTCAGTTTTGAGCTTCTGATAAAGTTAAACATAACAAAAATTCCACATAATGTGAACACAATATTTCTGTGCCTAGGAGCACAGCAATCCCCATATCCCTAACTTTTTAGAGGACTGTCCCATAGCACTAGTATTGGATGGTGCTATTATGAAGTATTAAAATGAAACATCAATACATCACCTGGATTTGATGCATTACTCCTAATATTGTTGTTTGAAGAGTTGAGAGAAAATGTTAAAATGGCAATGTTTTTAGGACTGATGGCAGATGTGGAAGGTGTAGTGACTGCTATAGAGCCTCTTCTTGAGTCACAATCAGATTTTTGGATAGGTGCGGTCTTGATAGAAGATTTGTTCCAGACATCTGGATACGCACACAGAGTGTCATTTTCATGTTCTGAAAGTATGAATAATAAAAAGGTCATGAAATATTGTATTTATAGGGTCTGCGCTGCAGTGTAAGTAAGATATTGTGATATATTGTGTAATGACCTGAATGCTGCTGTTGTCAAAACTTACCCATTGTCACGTTTGAGGTATTCAACCATTTCTGTAAACTGAGCAGGCCACAGGAACAATTCCATGGATTTCCATTTAAGGTAATCAGTTTAAATGATGCTTTTACATCAAAGTACTTCAACAAATTGTCCTGTAGTCTCAAAATTGTCAGGTTTTTTAGTGTTGTAATTGTGTCAGAATCCAACTGGGATATTTTGTTATGATTTAGATTCAATATGGATAGTTGA
It encodes:
- the LRRC19 gene encoding leucine-rich repeat-containing protein 19, translated to MKIPWLMIWIGALFSDPVTGDCDTTSLSVTCEESGKNYSSIPNSLNKSVTKLCLSNNNITLNDSDKKVLQLFINLTELYLNENAITVLHNNTFSNLLKLTVLDISSNYISTIEQAAFTGLNQLSILNLNHNKISQLDSDTITTLKNLTILRLQDNLLKYFDVKASFKLITLNGNPWNCSCGLLSLQKWLNTSNVTMEHENDTLCAYPDVWNKSSIKTAPIQKSDCDSRRGSIAVTTPSTSAISPKNIAILTFSLNSSNNNIRSNASNPGSPPLGKSWAFLLGVLVFVLSTSLLIFIAIKFPRWYLYLISYNHRRLEEYEPEIFDKEFTTDLSTFPSISNTNEHDAIVAFEQTHTFVLEEDGFIEDKYIDDPGLTEKV